The following are from one region of the Strix uralensis isolate ZFMK-TIS-50842 chromosome 4, bStrUra1, whole genome shotgun sequence genome:
- the LOC141942346 gene encoding RING finger protein 145-like produces MARLEAVANVALRVPGLALLDLLYRWDAAALGDLLRPPRGDPPFLRPPALRGAYCLGHLLSLVVLTLPVRSLVKLYLHLLTALLLGAGHTAARDYVRRELESGFQGAVYSDPAALARLATTLAGQLCLCALCSLLMRSRQPWLFGAPTLPALARLCGLPLPALPLLDTFATLLTALEVLYVLGSHVLVPFQLAAAACRELLRALELYRLLALGVALWSQLAIPLLFLVFWLVLFFLRLSSFLAFSASPLAQQGLLFLLLSSAAECCSTPYSLIGLTFTVSYLALGFLNLCKFYLLGFGAFQNGNVMHRGVTEGVTLLLLALQTGLLDLQILQRTFLLSIILFIVVTSTLQSMIEIADPIVLALGASRNRSPWKHFRGVSMCLFLLVFPCFMAYKIAHFFHLDFWLLILVSSCMLTSLQVMGTLFIYALFVVELLQDAPLERMDEIIYCVNAVSRVLEFLVAVCVVGYGTWESLFGEWSWMGASVIIIHSYFNVWLRAQSGWRSFLLRREAAKKINSLPRATGGQLRDHNDVCAICFQDMQVAVVTPCSHFFHAACLRKWLYVQDTCPMCHQQVTPVTTDEEPGDDGGAAVARPGGDGVSPRSQGDSGVSQDGDRSPHHPTPPGASAPQEREAGAAPRRPGDSHPRAQDVQHPSPSPASPDPFGTPEVIAGDSGDTHSGHRPS; encoded by the exons aTGGCGCGGCTGGAGGCGGTGGCCAACGTGGCGCTGCGGGTGCCGGGGCTGGCGCTGCTGGACCTGCTGTACCGCTGGGACGCGGCGGCCCTCGGCGACCTGCTGCGGCCCCCCCGCGGGGACCCCCCGTTCCTCCGGCCCCCCGCCCTCCGCGGCGCCTACTGCCTGG GCCACCTGCTGTCCCTGGTGGTGCTGACGCTGCCGGTGCGGTCGCTGGTGAAGCTCTACCTCCACCTCCTCACCGCGCTGCTGCTGGGTGCGGGGCACACGGCGGCCAG GGACTACGTCCGCCGCGAGCTGGAGTCTGGCTTCCAGGGCGCCGTGTACAGTGACCCCGCCGCGCTCGCCCGCCTTGCCACCACCCTCGCCG gccagctctgcctctgtgccctctgctccctgctgatGCGGAGCCGCCAGCCGTGGTTATTCGGGGCGCCGACGCTGCCGGCGCTGGCTCGGCTCTGCgggctccccctccccgccctgcccCTCCTCGACACCTTCGCCACCCTCCTCACCGCGCTGGAGGTGCTCTACGTCCTCGGCTCCCATGTCCTCGTCCCCTTCCAGCTGGCCGCTGCCGCCTGCCGCGAGCTCCTGCGG GCGCTGGAGCTGTACCGACTGCTCGCGCTGGGGGTGGCTCTCTGGAGCCAGCTGGCCATCCCGCTCCTCTTCCTCGTCTTCTGGCTGGTGCTCTTCTTCCTCCGGCTCTCCTCCTTCCTCGCCTTCTCTGCCAGCCCGCTGGCCCAGCAgggcctcctcttcctcctgctcagcAG CGCGGCCGAGTGCTGCAGCACACCCTACTCGCTCATCGGCCTCACCTTCACCGTCTCCTACCTCGCCCTGGGCTTCCTCAACCTCTGCAAGTTTTATCTCCTGGGTTTCGGCGCTTTCCAGAACGGCAACGTCATGCACAG GGGGGTGACGGAGGGGGtgacgctgctgctgctggcgctgcagACGGGGCTGCTCGACCTGCAGATCCTCCAGCGGACCTTCCTCCTCAGCATCATCCTCTTCATCGTGGTGACCTCCACGCTGCAGTCCATGATCGAGATCGCCGACCCCATCGTGCTGGCCTTGGGGGCCTCCCGCAACAG GAGCCCCTGGAAGCATTTCCGCGGCGTCAGCATGTGCCTCTTCTTGCTGGTTTTCCCCTGTTTCATGGCCTACAAGATCGCCCATTTTTTCCACCTGGATTTCTGGCTGCTGATCCTGGTCTCCAGCTGCATGCTCACCTCCCTGCAG GTGATGGGCACCCTCTTCATCTACGCCCTGTTCGTGGTGGAGCTGCTCCAGGACGCGCCGCTGGAGAGGATGGATGAGATTATTTACTGCGTGAACGCCGTCAGCCGGGTGCTGGAGTTCCTGGTGGCTGTCTGCGTGGTGGGCTACGGCACCTGGGAGTCCCTTTTTGGCGAGTGGAGCTGGATGGGTGCCTCCGTCATCATCATCCACTCCTACTTCAACGTCTGGCTGCGTGCTCAGTcgggctggaggagcttcctgCTGCGCCGAGAGGCCGCCAAAAAGATCAACTCCTTGCCCAGGGCTACGGGCGGACAACTGCGGGACCACAACGATGTTTGTGCCATCTGCTTCCAG GACATGCAGGTGGCCGTCGTCACTCCCTGCAGCCACTTCTTCCATGCCGCGTGCCTCCGCAAGTGGCTCTATGTGCAGGACACGTGTCCCATGTGCCACCAACAAGTCACACCCGTGACCACCGACGAGGAGCCCGGTGACGACGGAGGAGCCGCCGTGGCTCGGCCCGGCGGGGACGGCGTGAGCCCGCGGTCGCAGGGGGACAGTGGGGTTTCGCAGGACGGGGACCGCAGCCCCCACCACCCCACTCCCCCCGGTGCCTCTGCACCCCAGGAACGAGAAGCGGGTGCTGCGCCGCGGCGCCCCGGGGACTCTCACCCCCGCGCCCAGGACGTGCAGCACCCGTCCCCCTCGCCCGCCAGCCCAGACCCTTTTGGCACCCCCGAGGTCATCGcaggggacagcggggacaccCACAGCGGCCACCGTCCCTCCTAG
- the LOC141942351 gene encoding C-type lectin domain family 4 member F-like isoform X5 encodes MLSQFSRRRRHLRPLQQRPAACWAPHWPWPRGCCWCWGPPWSPSSSCMCRGRQSCGQRRQSWRQLGPRCCWILMVPRAPPRAQQQRRGRRSSSIYYFSGEHKAWGDAEAACRSSHSHLASITSPEEQDYLAREARGRPYWIGLTATGPGGSWRWVDGAAYSQAQSFWAPGQPDSTDHGKWGLEGCAQIHPVGNGLWNDHNCNFTFAWICKRDLSRP; translated from the exons ATGTTGTCCCAGTTTTCAAGAAGG CGCCGGCACCTGCGGCCCCTCCAGCAGCGTCCGGCTGCGTGCTGGGCACCGCACTGGCCGTGGCCACgggggtgctgctggtgctgggggccACCCTGGTCGCCCTCATCGTCCTGC ATgtgcaggggcaggcagagctgcgggcagCGCAGGCAGAGCTGGCGGCAGTTGGGGCCCCGCTGCTGCTGGATCCTGATG GTTCCCAGAGCCCCGCCAAGAGCCCAGCAGCAGCGCAGAGGCAGAAGGAGCAGCTCG ATCTACTACTTCTCGGGGGAGCACAAGGCCTGGGGGGACGCGGAGGCCGCCTGCCGCTCCTCGCACTCCCACCTGGCCTCCATCACCAGCCCCGAGGAGCAG GACTACCTGGCGCGGGAGGCGAGGGGAAGACCTTACTGGATCGGGCTGACGGCCACGGGCCCGGGGGGCTCCTGGCGCTGGGTGGACGGGGCTGCCTACTCCCAGGCCCAGAG CTTCTGGGCGCCGGGGCAGCCGGACAGCACAGACCACGGGAAGTGGGGGCTGGAGGGCTGCGCCCAGATCCACCCCGTGGGCAACGGCCTCTGGAACGACCATAACTGCAACTTCACCTTCGCCTGGATCTGCAAGAGGGACCTGAGCCGGCCCTGA
- the LOC141942351 gene encoding C-type lectin domain family 4 member F-like isoform X1 — protein MLSQFSRRRRHLRPLQQRPAACWAPHWPWPRGCCWCWGPPWSPSSSCMCRGRQSCGQRRQSWRQLGPRCCWILMSLPTTPARSPCPQPLPAVTGWPLPAPLADPVAGSQSPAKSPAAAQRQKEQLGRWLQGLALGWRYHDGQIYYFSGEHKAWGDAEAACRSSHSHLASITSPEEQDYLAREARGRPYWIGLTATGPGGSWRWVDGAAYSQAQSFWAPGQPDSTDHGKWGLEGCAQIHPVGNGLWNDHNCNFTFAWICKRDLSRP, from the exons ATGTTGTCCCAGTTTTCAAGAAGG CGCCGGCACCTGCGGCCCCTCCAGCAGCGTCCGGCTGCGTGCTGGGCACCGCACTGGCCGTGGCCACgggggtgctgctggtgctgggggccACCCTGGTCGCCCTCATCGTCCTGC ATgtgcaggggcaggcagagctgcgggcagCGCAGGCAGAGCTGGCGGCAGTTGGGGCCCCGCTGCTGCTGGATCCTGATG TCCCTGCCCACaacccctgcccgcagcccctgtCCGCAGCCCCTGCCCGCAGTGACAGGCTGGCCGCTGCCGGCTCCTCTCGCTGACCCCGTGGCAGGTTCCCAGAGCCCCGCCAAGAGCCCAGCAGCAGCGCAGAGGCAGAAGGAGCAGCTCG GGCGGTGGCTGCAGGGGCTGGCCCTGGGCTGGCGGTACCACGACGGGCAGATCTACTACTTCTCGGGGGAGCACAAGGCCTGGGGGGACGCGGAGGCCGCCTGCCGCTCCTCGCACTCCCACCTGGCCTCCATCACCAGCCCCGAGGAGCAG GACTACCTGGCGCGGGAGGCGAGGGGAAGACCTTACTGGATCGGGCTGACGGCCACGGGCCCGGGGGGCTCCTGGCGCTGGGTGGACGGGGCTGCCTACTCCCAGGCCCAGAG CTTCTGGGCGCCGGGGCAGCCGGACAGCACAGACCACGGGAAGTGGGGGCTGGAGGGCTGCGCCCAGATCCACCCCGTGGGCAACGGCCTCTGGAACGACCATAACTGCAACTTCACCTTCGCCTGGATCTGCAAGAGGGACCTGAGCCGGCCCTGA
- the LOC141942351 gene encoding uncharacterized protein LOC141942351 isoform X7, producing MLSQFSRRRRHLRPLQQRPAACWAPHWPWPRGCCWCWGPPWSPSSSCMCRGRQSCGQRRQSWRQLGPRCCWILMSLPTTPARSPCPQPLPAVTGWPLPAPLADPVAGSQSPAKSPAAAQRQKEQLGRWLQGLALGWRYHDGQIYYFSGEHKAWGDAEAACRSSHSHLASITSPEEQLLGAGAAGQHRPREVGAGGLRPDPPRGQRPLERP from the exons ATGTTGTCCCAGTTTTCAAGAAGG CGCCGGCACCTGCGGCCCCTCCAGCAGCGTCCGGCTGCGTGCTGGGCACCGCACTGGCCGTGGCCACgggggtgctgctggtgctgggggccACCCTGGTCGCCCTCATCGTCCTGC ATgtgcaggggcaggcagagctgcgggcagCGCAGGCAGAGCTGGCGGCAGTTGGGGCCCCGCTGCTGCTGGATCCTGATG TCCCTGCCCACaacccctgcccgcagcccctgtCCGCAGCCCCTGCCCGCAGTGACAGGCTGGCCGCTGCCGGCTCCTCTCGCTGACCCCGTGGCAGGTTCCCAGAGCCCCGCCAAGAGCCCAGCAGCAGCGCAGAGGCAGAAGGAGCAGCTCG GGCGGTGGCTGCAGGGGCTGGCCCTGGGCTGGCGGTACCACGACGGGCAGATCTACTACTTCTCGGGGGAGCACAAGGCCTGGGGGGACGCGGAGGCCGCCTGCCGCTCCTCGCACTCCCACCTGGCCTCCATCACCAGCCCCGAGGAGCAG CTTCTGGGCGCCGGGGCAGCCGGACAGCACAGACCACGGGAAGTGGGGGCTGGAGGGCTGCGCCCAGATCCACCCCGTGGGCAACGGCCTCTGGAACGACCATAA
- the LOC141942351 gene encoding uncharacterized protein LOC141942351 isoform X3 translates to MLSQFSRRRRHLRPLQQRPAACWAPHWPWPRGCCWCWGPPWSPSSSCMCRGRQSCGQRRQSWRQLGPRCCWILMSLPTTPARSPCPQPLPAVTGWPLPAPLADPVAGSQSPAKSPAAAQRQKEQLDLLLLGGAQGLGGRGGRLPLLALPPGLHHQPRGAGLPGAGGEGKTLLDRADGHGPGGLLALGGRGCLLPGPELLGAGAAGQHRPREVGAGGLRPDPPRGQRPLERP, encoded by the exons ATGTTGTCCCAGTTTTCAAGAAGG CGCCGGCACCTGCGGCCCCTCCAGCAGCGTCCGGCTGCGTGCTGGGCACCGCACTGGCCGTGGCCACgggggtgctgctggtgctgggggccACCCTGGTCGCCCTCATCGTCCTGC ATgtgcaggggcaggcagagctgcgggcagCGCAGGCAGAGCTGGCGGCAGTTGGGGCCCCGCTGCTGCTGGATCCTGATG TCCCTGCCCACaacccctgcccgcagcccctgtCCGCAGCCCCTGCCCGCAGTGACAGGCTGGCCGCTGCCGGCTCCTCTCGCTGACCCCGTGGCAGGTTCCCAGAGCCCCGCCAAGAGCCCAGCAGCAGCGCAGAGGCAGAAGGAGCAGCTCG ATCTACTACTTCTCGGGGGAGCACAAGGCCTGGGGGGACGCGGAGGCCGCCTGCCGCTCCTCGCACTCCCACCTGGCCTCCATCACCAGCCCCGAGGAGCAG GACTACCTGGCGCGGGAGGCGAGGGGAAGACCTTACTGGATCGGGCTGACGGCCACGGGCCCGGGGGGCTCCTGGCGCTGGGTGGACGGGGCTGCCTACTCCCAGGCCCAGAG CTTCTGGGCGCCGGGGCAGCCGGACAGCACAGACCACGGGAAGTGGGGGCTGGAGGGCTGCGCCCAGATCCACCCCGTGGGCAACGGCCTCTGGAACGACCATAA
- the LOC141942351 gene encoding C-type lectin domain family 4 member F-like isoform X2, with protein MAAAGPDLYERLQIRYPPSPPARAPAPAAPPAASGCVLGTALAVATGVLLVLGATLVALIVLHVQGQAELRAAQAELAAVGAPLLLDPDGSQSPAKSPAAAQRQKEQLGRWLQGLALGWRYHDGQIYYFSGEHKAWGDAEAACRSSHSHLASITSPEEQDYLAREARGRPYWIGLTATGPGGSWRWVDGAAYSQAQSFWAPGQPDSTDHGKWGLEGCAQIHPVGNGLWNDHNCNFTFAWICKRDLSRP; from the exons ATGGCCGCGGCGGGGCCAGACCTGTACGAGCGCCTGCAGATCCGttacccccccagccccccagctcGAG CGCCGGCACCTGCGGCCCCTCCAGCAGCGTCCGGCTGCGTGCTGGGCACCGCACTGGCCGTGGCCACgggggtgctgctggtgctgggggccACCCTGGTCGCCCTCATCGTCCTGC ATgtgcaggggcaggcagagctgcgggcagCGCAGGCAGAGCTGGCGGCAGTTGGGGCCCCGCTGCTGCTGGATCCTGATG GTTCCCAGAGCCCCGCCAAGAGCCCAGCAGCAGCGCAGAGGCAGAAGGAGCAGCTCG GGCGGTGGCTGCAGGGGCTGGCCCTGGGCTGGCGGTACCACGACGGGCAGATCTACTACTTCTCGGGGGAGCACAAGGCCTGGGGGGACGCGGAGGCCGCCTGCCGCTCCTCGCACTCCCACCTGGCCTCCATCACCAGCCCCGAGGAGCAG GACTACCTGGCGCGGGAGGCGAGGGGAAGACCTTACTGGATCGGGCTGACGGCCACGGGCCCGGGGGGCTCCTGGCGCTGGGTGGACGGGGCTGCCTACTCCCAGGCCCAGAG CTTCTGGGCGCCGGGGCAGCCGGACAGCACAGACCACGGGAAGTGGGGGCTGGAGGGCTGCGCCCAGATCCACCCCGTGGGCAACGGCCTCTGGAACGACCATAACTGCAACTTCACCTTCGCCTGGATCTGCAAGAGGGACCTGAGCCGGCCCTGA
- the LOC141942351 gene encoding uncharacterized protein LOC141942351 isoform X6, with protein MAAAGPDLYERLQIRYPPSPPARAPAPAAPPAASGCVLGTALAVATGVLLVLGATLVALIVLHVQGQAELRAAQAELAAVGAPLLLDPDGSQSPAKSPAAAQRQKEQLDLLLLGGAQGLGGRGGRLPLLALPPGLHHQPRGAGLPGAGGEGKTLLDRADGHGPGGLLALGGRGCLLPGPELLGAGAAGQHRPREVGAGGLRPDPPRGQRPLERP; from the exons ATGGCCGCGGCGGGGCCAGACCTGTACGAGCGCCTGCAGATCCGttacccccccagccccccagctcGAG CGCCGGCACCTGCGGCCCCTCCAGCAGCGTCCGGCTGCGTGCTGGGCACCGCACTGGCCGTGGCCACgggggtgctgctggtgctgggggccACCCTGGTCGCCCTCATCGTCCTGC ATgtgcaggggcaggcagagctgcgggcagCGCAGGCAGAGCTGGCGGCAGTTGGGGCCCCGCTGCTGCTGGATCCTGATG GTTCCCAGAGCCCCGCCAAGAGCCCAGCAGCAGCGCAGAGGCAGAAGGAGCAGCTCG ATCTACTACTTCTCGGGGGAGCACAAGGCCTGGGGGGACGCGGAGGCCGCCTGCCGCTCCTCGCACTCCCACCTGGCCTCCATCACCAGCCCCGAGGAGCAG GACTACCTGGCGCGGGAGGCGAGGGGAAGACCTTACTGGATCGGGCTGACGGCCACGGGCCCGGGGGGCTCCTGGCGCTGGGTGGACGGGGCTGCCTACTCCCAGGCCCAGAG CTTCTGGGCGCCGGGGCAGCCGGACAGCACAGACCACGGGAAGTGGGGGCTGGAGGGCTGCGCCCAGATCCACCCCGTGGGCAACGGCCTCTGGAACGACCATAA
- the LOC141942351 gene encoding C-type lectin domain family 4 member F-like isoform X8 produces the protein MAAAGPDLYERLQIRYPPSPPARDVQGQAELRAAQAELAAVGAPLLLDPDGSQSPAKSPAAAQRQKEQLGRWLQGLALGWRYHDGQIYYFSGEHKAWGDAEAACRSSHSHLASITSPEEQDYLAREARGRPYWIGLTATGPGGSWRWVDGAAYSQAQSFWAPGQPDSTDHGKWGLEGCAQIHPVGNGLWNDHNCNFTFAWICKRDLSRP, from the exons ATGGCCGCGGCGGGGCCAGACCTGTACGAGCGCCTGCAGATCCGttacccccccagccccccagctcGAG ATgtgcaggggcaggcagagctgcgggcagCGCAGGCAGAGCTGGCGGCAGTTGGGGCCCCGCTGCTGCTGGATCCTGATG GTTCCCAGAGCCCCGCCAAGAGCCCAGCAGCAGCGCAGAGGCAGAAGGAGCAGCTCG GGCGGTGGCTGCAGGGGCTGGCCCTGGGCTGGCGGTACCACGACGGGCAGATCTACTACTTCTCGGGGGAGCACAAGGCCTGGGGGGACGCGGAGGCCGCCTGCCGCTCCTCGCACTCCCACCTGGCCTCCATCACCAGCCCCGAGGAGCAG GACTACCTGGCGCGGGAGGCGAGGGGAAGACCTTACTGGATCGGGCTGACGGCCACGGGCCCGGGGGGCTCCTGGCGCTGGGTGGACGGGGCTGCCTACTCCCAGGCCCAGAG CTTCTGGGCGCCGGGGCAGCCGGACAGCACAGACCACGGGAAGTGGGGGCTGGAGGGCTGCGCCCAGATCCACCCCGTGGGCAACGGCCTCTGGAACGACCATAACTGCAACTTCACCTTCGCCTGGATCTGCAAGAGGGACCTGAGCCGGCCCTGA
- the LOC141942351 gene encoding C-type lectin domain family 4 member F-like isoform X4 — translation MCRGRQSCGQRRQSWRQLGPRCCWILMSLPTTPARSPCPQPLPAVTGWPLPAPLADPVAGSQSPAKSPAAAQRQKEQLGRWLQGLALGWRYHDGQIYYFSGEHKAWGDAEAACRSSHSHLASITSPEEQDYLAREARGRPYWIGLTATGPGGSWRWVDGAAYSQAQSFWAPGQPDSTDHGKWGLEGCAQIHPVGNGLWNDHNCNFTFAWICKRDLSRP, via the exons ATgtgcaggggcaggcagagctgcgggcagCGCAGGCAGAGCTGGCGGCAGTTGGGGCCCCGCTGCTGCTGGATCCTGATG TCCCTGCCCACaacccctgcccgcagcccctgtCCGCAGCCCCTGCCCGCAGTGACAGGCTGGCCGCTGCCGGCTCCTCTCGCTGACCCCGTGGCAGGTTCCCAGAGCCCCGCCAAGAGCCCAGCAGCAGCGCAGAGGCAGAAGGAGCAGCTCG GGCGGTGGCTGCAGGGGCTGGCCCTGGGCTGGCGGTACCACGACGGGCAGATCTACTACTTCTCGGGGGAGCACAAGGCCTGGGGGGACGCGGAGGCCGCCTGCCGCTCCTCGCACTCCCACCTGGCCTCCATCACCAGCCCCGAGGAGCAG GACTACCTGGCGCGGGAGGCGAGGGGAAGACCTTACTGGATCGGGCTGACGGCCACGGGCCCGGGGGGCTCCTGGCGCTGGGTGGACGGGGCTGCCTACTCCCAGGCCCAGAG CTTCTGGGCGCCGGGGCAGCCGGACAGCACAGACCACGGGAAGTGGGGGCTGGAGGGCTGCGCCCAGATCCACCCCGTGGGCAACGGCCTCTGGAACGACCATAACTGCAACTTCACCTTCGCCTGGATCTGCAAGAGGGACCTGAGCCGGCCCTGA
- the AP5S1 gene encoding AP-5 complex subunit sigma-1, which produces MVRAFLLLALGGRDPPGPAPSGPAPCRLLYSRAFGTPPETPPGTPRQRLRRKEQLMAVARQVVSQCRLLQSSSGRPSSPQLPQLPDEPISLQDAPGGLFRLPPGDPFPEGVTVAWLSFLALAFALVCDPQENLALAEITLRRLAPRLHTSLRLLGPGADVLLRPEAADLLLERFLPHGQLLFLNERFLQALDRELGTKTPR; this is translated from the exons ATGGTGCGGGCCTTCCTGCTGCTGGCGCTGGGCGGGCGCGaccccccgggccccgcccctTCGGGCCCCGCCCCCTGCCGCCTGCTCTACTCCCGCGCTTTCGGGAccccccccgagaccccccccgggacccctcGGCAGCGCCTCCGCCGCAAGGAGCAGCTGATGGCCGTGGCCAG GCAAGTGGTCTCCCAGTGCCGGCTACTTCAATCATCCTCGGGGCGCCCGTCCTCCCCCCAACTCCCCCAGCTCCCCGACGAGCCGATCTCTCTACAAGACGCCCCGGGGGGGCTTTTCCGGCTTCCCCCTGGGGACCCCTTCCCCGAAGGGGTGACGGTAGCCTGGCTCTCATTCTTGGCCCTCGCCTTCGCCTTGGTTTGTGACCCCCAAGAGAACCTCGCGCTGGCCGAAATCACCCTGCGGCGCTTGGCCCCCCGCCTTCACACCTCCCTCCGCCTCCTGGGCCCCGGCGCCGACGTCCTGCTCCGGCCCGAGGCCGCCGACCTCCTCCTCGAGCGGTTCCTGCCCCACGGGCAGCTGCTTTTCCTCAATGAACGCTTTCTGCAAGCGCTGGACCGGGAATTGGGCACCAAAACACCCCGCTGA